In one Triplophysa dalaica isolate WHDGS20190420 chromosome 9, ASM1584641v1, whole genome shotgun sequence genomic region, the following are encoded:
- the ppm1da gene encoding protein phosphatase, Mg2+/Mn2+ dependent, 1Da, whose product MYVAHVGDSGVVLGVQDHPSDEFIQAVEVTQDHKPDLPKERERIEGLGGSVIKKSGVNRVVWKRPRLTHNGPVRRSTVIDQIPFLAVARALGDLWSYDFYSGEFVVSPEPDTAVIKLDLKKHRYVILGSDGLWNMVSPQEAVSICQENDKATENNPEEYVSNAILLVNHALLRWRQRMLRADNTSAIVVSFEPYQPSSEIFPEYEVVYNLQGPKYGSLPQSSSLHTQVSPQDAPASEVQPVPEEQNGSCDSSSCGILDSSPKSLTNSEDLPCTDLHNISLENEINCDQVPAGKRVLDDSSTPAVKKLRCSSPQSPHKESSCISPQKQSQQPSSRSSDKGQKQSENVQALFQQHGKTTVCVC is encoded by the exons ATGTATGTGGCTCATGTTGGGGACTCTGGTGTGGTGTTGGGGGTGCAGGATCACCCCTCTGATGAATTCATACAAGCTGTTGAAGTGACGCAGGACCACAAACCCGACCTCCCGAAGGAAAGAGAAAGAATTGAGGGTCTGGGTGGCAG TGTAATTAAAAAGTCTGGAGTCAATAGGGTGGTGTGGAAACGACCAAGACTCACCCACAATGGACCAGTAAGGAGGAGCACTGTCATTGACCAAATCCCTTTTCTCGCTGTGGCTAGAGCTCTCG GTGATCTGTGGAGTTACGACTTTTACAGTGGAGAGTTTGTCGTTTCACCTGAACCTGATACTGCTGTTATCAAGCTGGATTTAAAGAAGCACCGTTATGTCATCTTGGGCAGTGATGGTTTATGGAACATGGTATCACCACAGGAGGCTGTGTCTATCTGTCAGGAGAATGACAAGGCCACG GAAAATAACCCAGAAGAATATGTTTCTAATGCAATTTTGCTGGTGAACCATGCCTTGCTGAGATGGCGTCAACGCATGCTCCGTGCTGATAACACCAGTGCCATAGTTGTCAGTTTCGAGCCATACCAGCCATCTTCAGAAATCTTTCCAGAATATGAGGTTGTGTATAATCTACAGGGACCAAAGTATGGTTCTCTTCCTCAATCAAGCTCTTTGCACACTCAG GTTTCACCTCAAGATGCACCTGCTAGTGAAGTACAGCCTGTTCCAGAGGAGCAAAACGGCAGCTGTGACTCGAGCAGTTGTGGAATTCTTGATTCATCACCCAAAAGCCTTACAAACTCTGAGGACCTGCCTTGCACAGACCTTCATAATATCTCTTTGGAGAATGAGATCAATTGCGACCAGGTGCCTGCAGGGAAACGGGTGCTAGATGATTCCTCCACACCTGCGGTGAAGAAACTCCGCTGTAGTTCACCACAGTCCCCtcataaagagtcctcatgtatATCCCCACAAAAACAGAGCCAGCAGCCCTCGTCGAGGAGCAGTGACAAGGGTCAGAAACAGTCTGAAAACGTTCAAGCTCTGTTTCAGCAGCACGGCAAGACTACTGTATGTGTTTGCTGA